The Actinomadura graeca nucleotide sequence GGCCCTGGGCGGCGGAGGAGGTCCCGGCCGAGCCCGCGGCGCCCGTCCCGGACGCGGCGCCGGCACCGGCGCGCAAGCCCCGCGACCCGTTCTTCGACAACGCGAAGTACCTGGCGATCCTGCTGGTGGTGGCGGGGCACTCCCTGGCCAACCTGCAGAACGTCCCCCTGGCCAAGGGCCTGTACATCTTCATCTACATGTTCCACATGCCGCTGTTCATCGTGATCACCGGCTACTTCTCGCGGAACTGGACGTTCTCCGGCGGCAAGGCCCGCAAGCTCATCACCAACGTCGGCGTGCCCTACGTGGTGTTCGAGTTCGCCTACTCCATCTACGACTGGCTGGCGGGGCGCAACGAGCTGGAGATCAGCCTGCTCAACCCGTACTACCTCACCTGGTTCCTGTGCGCGCTGTTCCTGTGGCGGCTGTCCACGCCGGTCTGGCAGCAGATCCGGTGGCCGCTGGCGGTGGCGCTGGTGTTCTCGCTGCTGTCCTACATGAGCGACCTCGGCGGCACCTTCGACATCCACCGGGTGGTCGGCCTGCTCCCGTTCTACGTCCTCGGCCTGTGCCTGAAGCCCGAGCACTTCGAGCTGCTGAAGAAGCCCGTCGCGCGGCCGATCGGGTTCGTGGTCCTCGGGGTCGGGCTCGCCTGCTCCTACCTGGTGATGAACCACATGTCCCGGGACTGGATCTTCTGGAAGCACCCGCACTTCGAGCTCGGCGTCGGCAACTTCGCGGGGACGGTGATGCGGCTCGGCATGTTCGTCAGCGCGACGCTGCTCGTCGCGGCGTTCCTGGCGATCGTCCCGCGCAGGCAGTACTGGTTCACCCAGCTCGGCGCGGCCACCCTGTACGCCTACCTGCTGCACGGGTTCGTCACCCGGCTGCTGAACTTCACCGGCTGGTGGGGCGCGGAGTGGATGCACACCCCGGCCGGCGTGTTCGCGGTGATCGCCGGAGCCGTGGTCGTGGGCACGGTCCTGTGCTCCAAGCCCGTCGTGCGGTGCATGAGCTGGGCGCTGGAGCCGAAGATGACCTGGATCTTCACGCCGCTGCGCCGTCCCCAGAGGCGTACCTGAGACACGGCCGGGGCGCCGCCCTGAGCGGCACGTCCATGATCGCCGGAATTTCCGGAGTCTGCCGCATCCGGCCACGGCGGCGGCGGCCGGGGCACTAGAGTCGCCATGCCTCCCTGTGAACGGTGGTCAGGTACCAAATGAATCTTTCGGAGACATGACGGAAACCCTCCCCCAGTCACGCCCCCCGGCCGACGAGCCCCCCGGGCGGCCCGCCGAGTCCGCGCCGCCCCCGCGGGCGCGCGACGCCTACTTCGACAACGCCAAGTTCTTCACGGCCCTGCTGGTCGTCGTCGGGCACGTCTGGGCCGAGTTCGGGGACAGCGACGCCGCCCACGCGGCGTACATGGTGCTGTACGGCTTCCACATGCCGGTGTTCGTGTTCATCTCCGGGTACTTTTCCCGTGGATTCATGCGTTCCACGGAGAAGTTCCGGAGCATCTTCCCCACTTTGATCGTCCCCTACGTCATTTTCATCGTGCTTTACCGGGTGCAGCTCGTCGTCATCAACGATGTCGATTTCCGGCTCAGCTCGCTTTTGCGTCCGCACTTCCTCATGTGGTTCCTGGTGGCGATGGTGTTCTGGCGGCTGAGCGCGCCGCTGTGGGGGCACCTGCGCCATCCGGTCGCGGTGTCGCTCGCGCTGGCGCTCGTCGCGGGGACCTGGGCCTTCACCGCCGACTCGACGCTCAGCCGGACGGCCGGGCTGCTGCCCTTCTTCGTGCTCGGGCTGACGATCGAGCCCCGGCACGTGCACGTCCTGCGCCGCGGCTGGGCGCGGTGGGCGGGCCTCGGCGTCCTGCTCGCCGCGCTGCCCATCGCCTACGTCTGGGAGCGCGGCACGGTCGTCCCGAAGATCAACCGGGGCTTCGTGTGGTGGACCCTCGGATACGAGGACATGGGCTACTCGACGCTGGAGGGCATGGGCGGGCGCGT carries:
- a CDS encoding acyltransferase family protein encodes the protein MTETLPQSRPPADEPPGRPAESAPPPRARDAYFDNAKFFTALLVVVGHVWAEFGDSDAAHAAYMVLYGFHMPVFVFISGYFSRGFMRSTEKFRSIFPTLIVPYVIFIVLYRVQLVVINDVDFRLSSLLRPHFLMWFLVAMVFWRLSAPLWGHLRHPVAVSLALALVAGTWAFTADSTLSRTAGLLPFFVLGLTIEPRHVHVLRRGWARWAGLGVLLAALPIAYVWERGTVVPKINRGFVWWTLGYEDMGYSTLEGMGGRVLATVLALVLGAAFLATIPRGRAWYTRMGTRTMYVYLLHGLVVKTFDYSGLLDRSVLHNPAGLVAVTLAAVALGVALATEPVRRATRWAVEPQARWLLKPSHPRT
- a CDS encoding acyltransferase family protein, whose product is MTYTTRSSAPGTAQPGTVPPGTIQPGALPPEAARQPDRPWAAEEVPAEPAAPVPDAAPAPARKPRDPFFDNAKYLAILLVVAGHSLANLQNVPLAKGLYIFIYMFHMPLFIVITGYFSRNWTFSGGKARKLITNVGVPYVVFEFAYSIYDWLAGRNELEISLLNPYYLTWFLCALFLWRLSTPVWQQIRWPLAVALVFSLLSYMSDLGGTFDIHRVVGLLPFYVLGLCLKPEHFELLKKPVARPIGFVVLGVGLACSYLVMNHMSRDWIFWKHPHFELGVGNFAGTVMRLGMFVSATLLVAAFLAIVPRRQYWFTQLGAATLYAYLLHGFVTRLLNFTGWWGAEWMHTPAGVFAVIAGAVVVGTVLCSKPVVRCMSWALEPKMTWIFTPLRRPQRRT